The following proteins are encoded in a genomic region of Canis lupus familiaris isolate Mischka breed German Shepherd chromosome 6, alternate assembly UU_Cfam_GSD_1.0, whole genome shotgun sequence:
- the BCL10 gene encoding B-cell lymphoma/leukemia 10 has translation MEPAAPSLTEEDLTEVKKDALENLRVYLCEKIIAERHFDHLRAKKILSREDTEEISCRTSSRKRAGKLLDYLQENPKGLDTLVESIRREKTQNFLIQKITDEVLKLRNIKLEHLKGLKCSSCEPFPDGATNNFSRSNSDESNFSEKLRASTVIYHPEGESSTAPFFSTESSLNLPVLEVGRTENPTFSSTTLPRPGDPGAPPLPPELQLEDGGTCGNSSEMFLPLRSRAVSHQ, from the exons ATGGAGCCCGCTGCGCCGTCCCTCACCGAGGAGGACCTGACCGAAGTGAAGAAGGAC GCTTTAGAAAATCTGCGTGTATACCTGTgtgaaaaaatcatagctgagagaCATTTTGATCACTTACGTGCAAAAAAAATACTCAGtagagaagacactgaagaaattTCTTGCCGAACATCAAGCAGGAAAAGGGCCGGAAAATTGTTAGACTATTTACAAGAAAACCCCAAAGGACTAGATACACTGGTTGAATCTATTCGGCGAGAAAAAACACAGAACTTCCTGATTCAGAAGATTACAGATGAAGTGCTGAAACTtagaaatataaaactagaaCATCTGAAAG GACTGAAATGTAGCAGCTGTGAACCTTTTCCAGATGGAGCCACAAACAACTTCTCTAGATCAAATTCAGATGAAAGTAATTTCTCTGAAAAACTGAGAGCATCCACTGTCATATACCATCCAGAAGGAGAATCCAGCACAGCCCCTTTTTTTTCTACTGAGTCTTCACTGAATTTGCCTGTCCTAGAAGTTGGCAGAACTGAAAATCCCACCTTCTCTTCAACTACACTTCCCaggcctggggaccctggggctcCTCCTTTGCCACCAGAGCTGCAGTTAGAAGATGGAGGAACTTGTGGAAACTCTAGTGAGATGTTTCTTCCCTTGAGGTCACGTGCTGTTTCGCATCAATGA
- the C6H1orf52 gene encoding UPF0690 protein C1orf52 homolog: MAAEEKDPLSYFAAYGSSSSGSSGEEDNSEPEEASRRAPGPAKSAGGCGSEAEKRLPGPDELFRSVTRPAFLYNPLNKQIDWERHVVKAPEEPPKEFKIWKSNYVPPPETYTTEKRPPPPELDMAIKWSNIYEDNGDDAPQNAKKARLLPEGEETVESDDEKDEHTSKKRKVEPGEPTKKKK; this comes from the exons ATGGCGGCGGAGGAGAAGGACCCTCTGAGCTACTTCGCGGCTTACGGCAGCAGCAGCTCCGGCTCCTCGGGCGAGGAGGATAACAGCGAGCCGGAGGAAGCAAGCCGCAGGGCCCCAGGTCCTGCGAAGTCGGCGGGCGGCTGCGGGAGCGAGGCGGAGAAGCGGCTGCCGGGCCCCGACGAACTGTTCCGGAGCGTGACCCGCCCGGCCTTTCTCTACAATCCGCTCAACAAGCAGATAGACTGGGAGCGGCACGTCGTCAAGGCGCCCGAGGAG CCTCCCAAGGAGTTCAAAATCTGGAAGTCAAACTATGTACCACCTCCAGAGACCTACACTACTGAGAAGAGACCTCCCCCGCCAGAGCTGGATATGGCAATAAAATGGTCCAACATCTATGAGGACAATGGCGATGATGCCCCACAGAACGCTAAGAAGGCGAGGCTTCTGCCCGAAGGGGAGGAGACCGTGGAATCAG ATGATGAAAAAGATGAGCATACTTCTAAAAAGCGCAAAGTAGAACCAGGAGAaccaacaaagaagaaaaagtag